A DNA window from Gillisia sp. Hel1_33_143 contains the following coding sequences:
- the sucC gene encoding ADP-forming succinate--CoA ligase subunit beta, producing MNIHEYQGKEILSSFGVRIQRGIVAHNAKEAVDAAKELTEQTGTGWHVIKAQVHAGGRGKGGGVKLAKNLKEVEEIAGQIIGMNLVTPQTSAEGKKVHQVLVAEDVYYPGDSEPEEYYMSVLLNRGTGKNMVMYSTEGGMDIETVAENTPELIFTEEIDPAVGLMPFQARRIAFNLGLSGVAFKEMTKFVMALYTAYEKSDSSLFEINPVLKTSDDKILAVDAKVSLDDNALFRHKDYAEMRDIREENPVEVEAKKVGLNYVDLDGNVGCMVNGAGLAMATMDLIKQAGGEPANFLDVGGTADAKRVEEAFRLILKDENVKAILINIFGGIVRCDRVAQGVVDAYKNMGNINVPIIVRLQGTNADIAKELIDNSGLDVQSATEFQEAADKVQAVLA from the coding sequence ATGAACATACACGAGTATCAAGGAAAAGAAATTTTAAGCAGCTTTGGCGTGCGCATACAGCGTGGTATTGTTGCTCATAATGCAAAAGAAGCAGTTGATGCTGCCAAAGAACTTACAGAGCAAACCGGTACTGGTTGGCATGTAATCAAAGCTCAGGTTCACGCAGGTGGACGTGGAAAAGGTGGTGGGGTAAAACTTGCTAAGAACCTTAAAGAGGTTGAAGAAATTGCAGGACAAATTATCGGGATGAACTTGGTAACTCCTCAAACTTCTGCTGAAGGTAAAAAAGTACATCAGGTATTAGTTGCAGAAGATGTTTACTATCCTGGAGACAGTGAGCCGGAAGAATATTATATGTCTGTTCTTTTAAACAGAGGTACAGGAAAAAATATGGTGATGTATTCTACAGAAGGTGGAATGGATATAGAGACCGTTGCAGAAAATACTCCAGAATTGATCTTTACAGAAGAAATTGATCCTGCCGTAGGTTTAATGCCTTTCCAAGCTAGAAGAATTGCTTTTAACTTGGGATTGAGTGGTGTTGCATTTAAAGAAATGACAAAATTCGTAATGGCACTTTACACTGCATATGAAAAGTCTGATTCTTCTTTGTTTGAGATCAACCCGGTTTTAAAAACAAGTGATGATAAGATCCTTGCAGTAGATGCAAAGGTATCTTTAGATGATAATGCACTTTTCCGTCATAAGGATTATGCTGAGATGCGTGATATTCGTGAGGAAAATCCTGTAGAAGTTGAAGCTAAAAAAGTTGGACTTAACTACGTAGATCTAGACGGGAACGTTGGATGTATGGTAAATGGGGCAGGACTTGCAATGGCTACTATGGATCTTATTAAGCAAGCAGGTGGTGAGCCAGCTAACTTTTTAGATGTTGGTGGTACTGCAGATGCAAAAAGAGTGGAAGAAGCTTTCCGTTTGATCTTAAAAGATGAAAACGTAAAAGCAATTCTTATCAATATCTTTGGTGGTATTGTACGTTGTGATCGTGTTGCTCAAGGTGTAGTAGACGCTTACAAGAATATGGGGAACATTAATGTGCCTATTATTGTTCGTTTACAGGGAACCAATGCAGATATTGCAAAAGAATTAATAGACAACAGTGGATTGGATGTACAAAGTGCTACAGAATTCCAAGAAGCTGCAGATAAAGTTCAGGCGGTTTTAGCTTAA
- a CDS encoding DUF1456 family protein yields the protein MGLTNNDIFKKLRVALKLRDDDIVAICGLVDFKVTKSELGAIFRNEDHPKYVECGDQFLRNFLNGLVIHMRGPMPKKKPAEEK from the coding sequence ATGGGTTTAACAAACAATGATATTTTCAAGAAACTTCGTGTGGCGCTAAAATTGCGTGATGACGATATAGTAGCTATTTGTGGTCTTGTAGACTTTAAAGTTACCAAAAGTGAATTAGGCGCGATCTTTAGAAATGAGGATCATCCAAAATATGTAGAGTGTGGAGATCAATTTCTTAGAAATTTTTTAAATGGATTGGTCATTCATATGCGTGGACCAATGCCTAAGAAAAAGCCGGCAGAAGAAAAATAA
- a CDS encoding type IX secretion system membrane protein PorP/SprF produces MKHIYIKALLISCLSTMPFIAAQAQIEAKFSNYFYNLQNVNPASVSSLENTTITGIIRSQWQGIEGAPETQLLSIGIPINNNKMGVGFNILHDEIGPSSYSSVDGLYSYSIRLSEKSNLDFGINLGITLLDVDFTKGNFENEGDLARNNIDNKTYFRTGAGIMYHTYRWYAGLSVPNFFKQDFYDEEISNVIANKLQYNFQTGYLLNLNQNFDFVPSILATVVNGNPITLTVTGNFMYNQKFNFGIGYRYDEALNATIGFQFLSHFQVGYAYDLSLQEFGKYNDGSHELILKYRFGSKSSRPGVLNIF; encoded by the coding sequence ATGAAACATATATATATAAAAGCGCTGCTAATAAGCTGCCTATCTACGATGCCATTTATAGCAGCCCAAGCACAGATAGAAGCAAAATTTTCAAACTATTTCTACAACCTTCAAAATGTGAACCCTGCTTCGGTTAGTTCATTAGAAAATACCACTATTACTGGGATCATTAGATCTCAGTGGCAGGGTATAGAAGGAGCTCCGGAAACACAATTACTATCTATTGGAATACCTATTAATAATAATAAGATGGGAGTAGGCTTTAATATTCTTCACGATGAAATTGGGCCTAGCTCCTATAGTTCTGTAGATGGGCTGTATTCATATTCTATTAGACTTTCTGAAAAAAGTAATCTAGATTTTGGAATTAACTTAGGTATTACCCTATTAGATGTTGACTTTACTAAGGGAAATTTTGAGAATGAAGGAGATCTTGCTCGAAACAATATAGATAATAAAACCTATTTTAGAACAGGAGCAGGAATTATGTATCATACCTATAGATGGTACGCAGGACTTTCTGTACCCAACTTCTTTAAACAGGATTTTTATGATGAAGAAATAAGCAATGTAATTGCGAACAAACTTCAGTATAACTTCCAAACAGGATATTTACTTAACCTTAATCAGAATTTTGATTTTGTTCCAAGTATACTCGCTACCGTGGTAAATGGAAATCCTATCACTCTAACTGTTACCGGAAATTTTATGTACAATCAGAAATTCAATTTCGGTATTGGATATCGATATGATGAAGCTTTAAATGCAACTATAGGTTTTCAATTCCTTTCCCACTTTCAGGTGGGATATGCTTATGATCTAAGCTTGCAAGAATTTGGTAAATATAATGATGGCTCTCATGAGCTTATTCTAAAATATAGGTTTGGATCAAAAAGTTCAAGACCAGGTGTATTAAACATTTTTTAG
- a CDS encoding gliding motility-associated C-terminal domain-containing protein, producing MVKELPTLRFRYAFFLIFVFIVFGDLDNTNAQSKNLATSIHYQDNVDNANNALLDNDSFATLNSNSGIILNAGRESGILELQYPTFLDPNTVSFVQIDFDQDLFNFLLQGTLGSRLADIVDNVLFGDHYLEVNASNNSNQVFSASSQFGDISDRFRVVTDANSNTYVAIVPSSNYNRIEIRDETSAALGLNTKNSSKVYKAFYGGDTPTECYSPSYTSSDASGISVEVLDLGGAGVSNPQFAIDNNINTFSEISNGTLGVAASVSQLFYLQSSSASTDKVSLAFKMDGALVDLKLFDNIDVLLYQNNSQVYSVGLSSLLNLELLTELKSEKIIRVNIAPNLAFDKIEIKLLNLLNVSLEQSFDVHEVTILTSQCEADQDPDNDGLTNSEEADLGTDPNDPDTDDDGVNDGDEVDNNTDPLDPCDPNSSGAECQVDTDGDGLTDTREDIIGTDPNDPDTDDDGINDGDEVANNTDPLNSCDPDSTRPECDPDDDGLTNEQEADLGTDPNDPDTDNDGINDGDEVANNTDPLNSCDPDSTRPECDPDDDGLSNQQEADLGTDPNDPDTDDDGINDGDEVANNTDPLNSCDPDSTRPECDPDDDGLSNQQEADLGTDPNDPDTDDDGINDGDEVDNNTDPLDPCDPNSSGAECQVDTDGDGLTDTREDVIGTDPNDPDTDDDGINDGDEVANNTDPLNSCDPDSTRPECDPDNDGLSNQQEADLGTDPNDPDTDDDGINDGDEVANNTDPLDPCDPNSSGAECQVDTDGDGLNDSKENVIGTDPNDPDTDDDGINDGDEVANNTDPLNSCDPDSTRPECDPDEDGLSNAEEDTLGTDPNDPDTDNDGIGDGEEFMNGSNPLDPCDPNSTGEQCNIDTDGDGLDDTDEDTLGTDPEDADTDDDGINDGDEVANNTDPLNSCDPDSTRPECDPDNDGLSNQQEADLGTDPNDPDTDDDGINDGDEVDNNTDPLNSCDPNSSGAECQVDTDGDGLNDSKENVIGTDPNDPDTDDDGINDGDEVANNTDPLNSCDPDSTRPECDPEEDGLSNAEEDTLGTDPNDSDTDNDGIGDGEEFMNGSNPLDPCDPNSTGEQCNIDTDGDGLDDTDEDTLGTDPEDADTDDDGINDGDEVANNTDPLDPCDPNAEGDLCTERSSVAITISVNTTTPTIGTIVEFTITVQNDGNDVAKDLIVKEILENGLELISASSTKGIFNLALKEWRISELAANSKAELIIKAKVLDIGIYVNQVMIEQVSPRDDSPENNVSAIELFPNCLTVYNQFSPNNDGMNESFKINCIENYPNNLLQIFNRDGNLIYKRRGYRNEWRGEANGNLSIGSENSAPNGTYFYVLDLGNGSPEVKGWIQIIR from the coding sequence ATGGTTAAAGAATTACCTACTCTCAGATTTCGTTATGCGTTTTTCTTAATTTTTGTATTTATTGTATTTGGTGATTTAGACAACACTAATGCACAAAGTAAGAATTTAGCTACATCTATTCATTATCAAGATAATGTGGATAATGCAAACAATGCGCTATTAGATAACGATAGTTTTGCTACTCTCAATTCCAATTCCGGGATTATTTTGAATGCGGGAAGAGAATCGGGAATATTGGAATTACAATATCCAACATTTTTAGATCCTAACACCGTATCATTTGTTCAAATTGATTTTGACCAAGATCTATTTAATTTCTTACTTCAAGGAACTTTAGGCTCTAGACTTGCAGATATTGTAGATAATGTGCTCTTTGGCGACCATTATTTAGAAGTAAATGCTAGTAACAATAGCAACCAAGTTTTTTCTGCCAGTAGCCAATTTGGCGACATCTCAGATAGATTTCGAGTGGTTACAGATGCAAATTCAAATACCTATGTCGCAATTGTTCCTTCAAGCAACTACAATAGGATTGAAATAAGAGATGAAACCTCAGCCGCTTTAGGTCTTAATACTAAGAATTCCTCCAAAGTATATAAGGCTTTTTATGGTGGAGATACCCCAACAGAATGTTACTCTCCTTCTTACACCTCTAGTGATGCCTCCGGAATATCTGTAGAGGTATTGGATTTAGGGGGTGCTGGTGTTAGTAATCCACAGTTTGCTATAGATAATAACATCAATACCTTCTCTGAAATTAGCAATGGAACTTTAGGAGTTGCCGCGAGCGTATCTCAATTATTCTATTTACAGAGCAGCTCTGCTTCTACAGATAAAGTTTCTCTTGCTTTTAAGATGGATGGTGCACTGGTAGACCTGAAATTATTTGACAATATTGACGTGCTTTTATATCAAAATAATTCTCAGGTATATTCTGTAGGCTTATCCTCTTTATTAAACTTGGAATTACTTACAGAACTAAAATCTGAAAAGATCATTCGTGTAAACATAGCTCCAAATTTGGCATTCGATAAAATTGAAATAAAGCTATTAAATTTATTGAATGTAAGCTTAGAGCAATCCTTTGATGTTCATGAAGTGACCATTTTAACCTCACAATGTGAAGCAGATCAAGATCCGGATAATGATGGTTTAACAAATTCAGAAGAAGCAGATCTAGGAACAGATCCTAATGATCCTGATACTGATGATGATGGAGTAAACGACGGAGATGAGGTGGATAACAATACCGATCCTTTAGACCCTTGTGACCCAAACTCTTCCGGAGCTGAATGTCAAGTGGATACCGATGGAGATGGATTAACAGATACCCGAGAAGATATTATAGGTACAGATCCTAATGATCCTGATACCGATGACGATGGAATTAACGACGGAGATGAAGTAGCTAATAATACCGATCCACTCAACTCTTGTGATCCTGATAGCACCAGACCAGAATGTGATCCTGACGATGACGGACTTACCAATGAGCAAGAAGCAGATCTAGGTACCGATCCTAATGATCCTGATACTGATAATGATGGAATTAATGACGGAGATGAAGTAGCTAATAATACCGATCCACTCAACTCTTGTGATCCTGATAGCACCAGACCAGAATGTGATCCTGACGATGACGGACTTTCAAATCAGCAAGAAGCAGATCTGGGAACAGATCCTAATGATCCTGATACTGATGACGATGGAATAAATGACGGAGATGAAGTAGCTAATAATACCGATCCGCTCAATTCTTGTGATCCTGATAGTACCAGACCAGAATGTGATCCGGACGATGACGGACTTTCAAATCAGCAAGAAGCAGATCTAGGAACAGATCCTAATGATCCTGATACTGATGATGATGGAATTAACGACGGAGATGAGGTGGATAACAATACCGATCCTTTAGACCCTTGTGATCCAAATTCTTCCGGAGCTGAATGTCAAGTGGATACCGATGGAGATGGATTAACAGATACCCGAGAAGATGTTATAGGAACAGATCCCAATGATCCTGATACTGATGATGATGGAATTAACGACGGAGATGAAGTAGCTAATAATACCGATCCGCTCAATTCTTGTGATCCTGATAGCACCAGACCAGAATGTGATCCGGATAATGATGGACTTTCAAATCAGCAAGAAGCAGATCTAGGAACAGATCCAAATGATCCTGATACTGATGATGATGGAATTAACGACGGAGATGAAGTAGCTAATAATACCGATCCTTTAGACCCTTGTGATCCAAATTCTTCCGGAGCTGAATGTCAAGTGGATACCGATGGAGATGGTCTTAATGATTCCAAGGAAAATGTTATAGGAACAGATCCTAATGATCCTGATACTGATGATGATGGAATTAACGACGGAGATGAAGTAGCTAATAATACCGATCCGCTCAACTCATGTGATCCTGATAGTACCAGACCAGAATGTGATCCAGATGAGGATGGTCTTTCTAATGCGGAAGAAGATACATTAGGTACAGATCCGAACGATCCCGACACTGATAATGATGGAATTGGTGATGGCGAAGAATTTATGAACGGAAGCAATCCTTTAGATCCTTGTGATCCAAATTCTACAGGAGAGCAATGCAATATAGATACAGATGGGGATGGCCTTGATGATACAGATGAAGATACTCTGGGAACAGATCCTGAAGATGCAGATACTGATGACGATGGAATTAACGACGGAGATGAAGTAGCTAATAATACCGATCCGCTCAATTCTTGTGATCCTGATAGCACCAGACCAGAATGTGATCCAGATAATGATGGACTTTCAAATCAGCAAGAAGCAGATCTAGGTACCGATCCTAACGATCCTGATACCGATGACGATGGAATTAACGACGGTGATGAGGTGGATAACAATACCGATCCGCTGAATTCTTGTGATCCAAATTCTTCCGGAGCTGAATGTCAAGTGGATACCGATGGAGATGGTCTTAATGATTCCAAGGAAAATGTTATAGGAACAGATCCCAATGATCCTGATACTGATGATGATGGAATTAACGACGGAGATGAAGTAGCTAATAATACCGATCCGCTCAACTCATGTGATCCTGATAGTACCAGACCAGAATGTGATCCAGAAGAGGATGGTCTTTCTAATGCGGAAGAAGATACATTAGGTACAGATCCGAACGATTCCGACACTGATAATGATGGAATTGGTGATGGCGAAGAATTTATGAACGGAAGCAATCCTTTAGACCCTTGTGATCCAAATTCTACAGGAGAGCAATGCAATATAGATACAGATGGGGATGGCCTTGATGATACAGATGAAGATACTCTGGGAACAGATCCTGAAGATGCAGATACTGATGACGATGGAATTAACGATGGAGATGAAGTAGCTAATAATACCGATCCGCTAGACCCATGCGATCCAAACGCTGAAGGAGATCTTTGTACAGAAAGATCTTCTGTAGCTATAACAATTAGCGTTAACACCACCACTCCTACCATTGGAACTATAGTAGAATTTACAATTACAGTTCAAAATGATGGAAATGATGTTGCTAAGGATCTCATTGTAAAAGAAATTTTAGAAAATGGACTCGAATTAATAAGTGCTAGTTCAACAAAAGGAATTTTTAATCTTGCTTTAAAAGAATGGCGAATTTCAGAATTAGCAGCTAATTCTAAAGCAGAACTAATTATAAAAGCGAAAGTTCTTGATATAGGTATATATGTCAATCAAGTAATGATCGAGCAAGTTTCTCCTAGGGATGATTCCCCAGAGAACAATGTTAGTGCGATAGAATTATTCCCGAATTGTTTAACAGTTTACAATCAATTTTCACCAAATAATGATGGAATGAATGAGTCATTCAAAATTAACTGCATCGAGAATTATCCAAATAATCTCTTACAAATATTTAATAGAGATGGAAATCTTATTTATAAAAGGCGCGGTTATAGAAATGAATGGAGAGGTGAAGCAAATGGAAACCTTAGCATAGGATCTGAAAATTCAGCTCCAAATGGAACCTACTTCTATGTTCTAGATCTAGGGAATGGTTCTCCAGAAGTTAAAGGTTGGATTCAAATAATAAGATAA
- the lysA gene encoding diaminopimelate decarboxylase, whose protein sequence is MTNQDLLAIADEFGTPVYVYDAEKIRFQYNRLKNAFSNVDDLQINYAVKALSNLSILKLINSLGGGLDTVSIQEVRLSLKAGADASSIIYTPNGVSLEEIEQVAQMGVQINIDNLSILEQFGTKHPKVPVCIRINPHVMAGGNSNISVGHIDSKFGISIHQMPHLLRIVENTGMNINGIHMHTGSDILDIGVFIYASEILFEAAKNFKHLDFIDFGSGFKVPYKPGDIETDIEELGEKLTQRFETFCKEYGKQLRLVFEPGKFLVSESGKFLARVNVIKQTTSTIFTGIDTGFNHLIRPMFYGSHHEIHNISNPEGKERFYTVVGYICETDTFANNRRISEIKEEDILAFSNAGAYCYSMASNFNSRYRPAEVLWNDGKAHLIRKRETFDDLIQHQIMVDIS, encoded by the coding sequence ATGACAAATCAAGACTTACTTGCTATAGCAGATGAATTTGGTACACCGGTTTACGTATATGACGCCGAAAAGATAAGATTTCAATACAACAGATTAAAAAATGCTTTTAGTAACGTTGATGATCTTCAAATTAATTATGCAGTAAAAGCGTTATCTAATCTCTCCATCTTAAAACTGATAAATTCCTTAGGCGGCGGCTTAGATACTGTATCTATTCAGGAAGTAAGACTTTCGCTAAAGGCTGGTGCAGATGCTTCTAGCATTATATACACTCCAAATGGAGTTTCTTTAGAAGAAATTGAACAGGTAGCACAAATGGGTGTTCAAATAAATATAGACAACCTGTCTATATTAGAACAGTTTGGAACTAAGCATCCAAAAGTTCCGGTTTGCATTAGAATAAATCCGCATGTTATGGCTGGTGGAAACTCTAATATCTCGGTAGGTCATATAGATTCTAAATTTGGAATTTCCATTCACCAAATGCCTCATTTACTAAGAATTGTAGAAAATACAGGGATGAATATTAATGGTATTCATATGCATACCGGAAGTGATATTCTAGATATTGGTGTATTTATCTATGCTTCAGAAATTCTTTTTGAAGCAGCCAAGAATTTTAAACATCTTGATTTTATAGATTTTGGAAGCGGCTTTAAAGTGCCTTATAAGCCAGGAGATATAGAAACAGATATTGAAGAATTAGGTGAAAAGCTTACCCAAAGATTCGAAACCTTCTGTAAAGAATATGGCAAACAACTAAGGTTAGTGTTTGAACCTGGAAAATTTCTGGTAAGTGAATCCGGGAAATTCTTAGCACGTGTAAACGTTATTAAACAAACTACCTCTACCATCTTTACAGGAATAGATACCGGTTTTAATCATTTAATTAGACCTATGTTCTACGGGTCTCATCATGAAATTCATAATATTTCTAATCCGGAGGGTAAAGAGCGTTTTTACACAGTAGTGGGTTACATATGTGAGACCGATACTTTTGCAAACAACCGAAGAATTTCCGAAATTAAAGAAGAAGATATCTTGGCTTTTAGTAATGCCGGAGCCTATTGCTACTCTATGGCGAGTAATTTTAACTCACGCTATAGACCTGCAGAAGTGCTTTGGAATGATGGAAAAGCGCATTTAATTAGAAAACGAGAAACTTTTGATGATCTTATTCAACATCAGATCATGGTAGATATTTCTTAG
- a CDS encoding MFS transporter, which translates to MNKALIALAIGGFGIGMTEFVIMGILPDVASVLNITIPQAGHFISAYALGVVVGAPLLTAIGGKWPAHKVLLLLMLWFTVFNTLSAFANSYELLMISRFLSGLPHGAFFGIGAVVAGKLAKPGKSAKAIATMFTGLTLANVLGVPLGTYLGHHYSWSISFLMVGVIGILAMLSIRFWMPKLDKSSPDGFKKDMKVLKKLELWMVILLTTVGTGGFFAWYSYIAPLITDVAGHDESVVSYAMILAGTGMVVGNLIGAKLAEKFSPIYAVILTLIVMVILLVANTYLAHDPIIILIMTFLIGMVAFCISTPIQMAVINSSKGSEMLGSSLNQSAFNMGNASGAYLAGLPIAAGYGFTSATLVGAAMAGTGVLIALGVIFIRKRKPSLAVEV; encoded by the coding sequence ATGAATAAAGCGTTAATAGCACTGGCAATAGGAGGATTTGGAATAGGGATGACCGAGTTTGTGATCATGGGAATCTTACCTGATGTTGCAAGTGTATTAAATATTACAATTCCTCAAGCCGGTCATTTCATATCTGCCTACGCCTTAGGTGTAGTGGTAGGAGCCCCCCTACTTACAGCCATTGGAGGAAAATGGCCTGCACACAAGGTCTTATTACTGCTCATGTTATGGTTCACTGTTTTTAATACCTTATCTGCTTTTGCAAATAGCTATGAACTACTAATGATCTCTAGATTTTTGTCTGGGCTTCCACATGGTGCCTTTTTTGGAATTGGCGCTGTGGTAGCAGGAAAATTAGCTAAACCCGGAAAATCTGCCAAAGCAATAGCCACCATGTTCACCGGTCTAACCTTAGCAAATGTACTAGGCGTGCCTTTAGGTACTTATCTAGGGCACCATTACAGCTGGAGCATCTCATTTTTAATGGTAGGTGTAATAGGAATCTTAGCCATGTTAAGCATTAGATTTTGGATGCCCAAACTCGATAAATCTTCTCCAGACGGATTTAAAAAAGATATGAAAGTGCTTAAGAAATTGGAACTTTGGATGGTAATCTTACTCACCACCGTTGGTACAGGAGGATTTTTTGCGTGGTACAGTTACATCGCTCCTTTAATTACCGATGTTGCCGGGCATGATGAGAGTGTAGTGAGTTATGCAATGATCTTAGCGGGAACAGGAATGGTAGTAGGAAATCTAATTGGGGCGAAATTAGCAGAGAAGTTTAGCCCTATTTACGCTGTAATTCTCACCCTTATAGTAATGGTAATATTATTGGTTGCGAATACATATTTAGCACATGATCCTATTATTATCCTAATTATGACGTTTCTTATTGGTATGGTAGCTTTCTGTATCTCCACTCCTATTCAGATGGCTGTTATCAATTCTTCCAAAGGTTCTGAAATGTTAGGTTCTTCCTTAAACCAGAGTGCTTTTAATATGGGGAATGCTTCGGGAGCTTATCTTGCCGGATTGCCAATTGCCGCGGGGTATGGCTTTACATCTGCAACTTTGGTAGGTGCAGCAATGGCGGGAACGGGAGTGCTAATAGCGCTGGGAGTTATTTTTATACGAAAAAGAAAACCTTCACTAGCTGTAGAAGTTTAA